The Marinobacter subterrani genome has a segment encoding these proteins:
- a CDS encoding integration host factor subunit beta has protein sequence MTKSELVELIASKQTQLSVKDVELAVKTIIEHMSQSLADGQRIEIRGFGSFSLHHRAARTGRNPKTGESVQLPAKFVPHFKPGKELREQVNDSLKKGF, from the coding sequence ATGACGAAGTCCGAATTGGTTGAGCTGATTGCGTCCAAGCAGACGCAGCTCTCCGTTAAAGATGTCGAACTGGCTGTAAAAACCATCATTGAGCACATGTCCCAGTCGCTCGCTGATGGACAGAGAATCGAGATTCGGGGATTTGGCAGTTTTTCCCTTCATCACCGGGCGGCACGGACCGGTCGCAACCCGAAAACGGGTGAATCTGTGCAGTTACCCGCCAAGTTTGTGCCGCATTTCAAGCCGGGAAAGGAATTGAGAGAGCAGGTGAACGACAGTCTCAAGAAAGGCTTTTAA